A window from Fibrobacterota bacterium encodes these proteins:
- a CDS encoding PAS domain S-box protein, whose protein sequence is MPDGNREKGIYQMDFWLAAMAASLAVNGLFIWRMRTRTRQVSQLNRDATVRGDRHRADSEALRQVRAELEGHKVEAQLDLQRSEMRYRALAESSPVGIWHLDREGRTIYINPVMSEFLELDSPAELIGSAQLYEEFFTPESVQIIKREHARRWVGQSSHYEVEVIGRYGRRTRLIVYGSPIQDEQGNLESVMGTFVDITERKREEEALRRSEERMRVAAECGNDLIYEWDMASGVLEWFGPIDERLGYKHGEIARTLEGWEALLHPEDRSCVMSAIEKHQRGRAPFLAEYRVRCRDGSWRVWRDQGTAVWDANGVAVKWIGAVSDVTETRHSEEALRIKEDQLRQSQKLEAVGRLAGGIAHDFNNLLAAIMGYCELMQLRLEPGHPVRREVGEILNGSERAAGLIRQLLAFSRQEIPQPKVIQPNYVIGSMERMLRHLLEENIELSLSLDPRAGQVRMDPVQLEQVIMNLVVNARDAMSDGGTLALSTGQVVLSGDIPGAYGRVHAGPHLRISVADSGKGIGTDDLPHIFDPFFTTKGKGDGPKGRSGSGLGLSTVYGIITQNSGCVLVETEVDKGSVFSCYLPISEEEPEEEAEVQKALRSSSFVPKTVLVVEDDDEVRGIVRELLSRQGFMVLEARQGREALALAETYPQPVHLLLTDVVMPGMGGKELADAMGKIMPSLRVLFMSGYTQDVVFRQEVSEGGRAFIQKPFTLSALEGKIREALV, encoded by the coding sequence GTGCCCGACGGAAACCGGGAGAAAGGCATTTACCAGATGGATTTCTGGCTCGCCGCCATGGCCGCCAGCTTGGCCGTGAATGGGTTGTTCATCTGGCGAATGCGTACCCGCACCCGCCAGGTTTCGCAGCTCAACCGGGATGCCACCGTGCGCGGGGATCGGCACCGCGCCGATAGCGAGGCCCTGCGGCAAGTGCGGGCGGAACTGGAAGGCCATAAAGTGGAGGCGCAACTCGACCTGCAAAGGAGCGAGATGCGCTACCGCGCCTTAGCCGAGAGCAGCCCGGTGGGCATCTGGCATCTCGACCGGGAAGGGCGGACCATCTACATCAACCCCGTCATGAGCGAGTTCCTGGAGCTGGATTCCCCGGCGGAATTGATCGGATCGGCCCAGCTCTACGAAGAATTCTTCACCCCCGAAAGCGTCCAGATCATAAAGCGGGAACACGCCCGCAGGTGGGTGGGCCAAAGCTCGCATTACGAAGTGGAAGTGATCGGCCGCTACGGACGCCGGACGCGGTTGATCGTTTACGGATCGCCCATCCAGGACGAACAGGGGAACCTCGAAAGCGTCATGGGCACTTTCGTGGACATCACCGAGCGGAAGCGCGAAGAAGAGGCCCTGCGGCGATCCGAAGAGCGAATGCGCGTGGCCGCCGAATGCGGCAACGACCTCATCTACGAATGGGACATGGCTTCGGGGGTGCTGGAATGGTTCGGCCCCATCGACGAGCGCTTGGGCTATAAGCATGGCGAGATCGCGCGCACCTTGGAAGGTTGGGAAGCCTTGCTGCATCCCGAGGACCGGAGTTGCGTGATGTCGGCCATCGAAAAGCACCAGCGCGGGCGCGCGCCTTTCCTGGCGGAATACCGCGTGCGGTGCCGGGACGGGTCCTGGCGCGTATGGCGCGATCAAGGCACGGCCGTCTGGGATGCCAACGGGGTGGCCGTAAAATGGATCGGGGCCGTTTCCGACGTGACCGAGACCCGGCACTCCGAGGAGGCCCTGCGGATCAAGGAAGATCAGTTGCGGCAATCCCAGAAGCTCGAAGCCGTGGGCCGGTTGGCCGGCGGCATCGCCCATGATTTCAACAACCTGTTGGCCGCCATCATGGGCTACTGCGAATTGATGCAGCTGCGCCTGGAACCGGGCCATCCGGTGCGACGGGAAGTGGGGGAGATCCTCAACGGCAGCGAAAGGGCCGCGGGCCTGATCCGCCAATTGCTGGCTTTCAGCCGCCAGGAGATCCCGCAGCCGAAAGTGATCCAACCCAACTACGTGATCGGTTCGATGGAACGGATGCTGCGCCATCTTCTGGAAGAAAACATCGAGCTGAGCCTGAGCCTGGATCCGCGGGCGGGCCAAGTGCGCATGGATCCGGTGCAATTGGAACAAGTGATCATGAACCTGGTGGTCAACGCCCGCGATGCCATGTCCGACGGCGGCACCTTGGCGTTGTCGACTGGCCAGGTGGTTTTGTCGGGGGACATACCCGGGGCTTACGGGCGCGTCCACGCGGGCCCGCATTTACGCATCTCAGTGGCCGACTCCGGAAAAGGGATCGGGACGGACGACTTGCCGCATATCTTCGATCCTTTCTTCACGACCAAGGGGAAAGGCGATGGGCCCAAGGGGCGTTCGGGCTCGGGGCTGGGCCTTTCGACCGTCTACGGCATCATCACCCAGAACAGCGGTTGCGTGCTGGTCGAAACCGAAGTGGACAAGGGAAGCGTGTTCTCGTGCTACCTGCCCATCAGCGAAGAGGAGCCCGAGGAAGAGGCCGAAGTCCAGAAGGCGCTCCGTTCCTCCTCCTTCGTCCCCAAGACCGTCCTCGTGGTCGAGGACGACGACGAGGTGCGCGGCATCGTTCGGGAACTCTTGAGCCGCCAAGGCTTCATGGTGCTGGAAGCCCGCCAAGGCCGCGAGGCGCTGGCCCTCGCCGAGACGTATCCGCAGCCCGTGCATTTGCTGTTGACCGACGTGGTGATGCCCGGGATGGGCGGCAAGGAATTGGCCGACGCGATGGGCAAGATCATGCCCAGCCTGCGCGTGCTATTCATGTCGGGCTATACGCAGGACGTGGTCTTCCGCCAGGAAGTCTCCGAAGGCGGAAGAGCCTTCATCCAGAAGCCCTTCACCTTGTCGGCGCTGGAAGGGAAAATCCGGGAGGCGTTGGTTTAG